The proteins below come from a single Alligator mississippiensis isolate rAllMis1 chromosome 2, rAllMis1, whole genome shotgun sequence genomic window:
- the LOC132248816 gene encoding uncharacterized protein LOC132248816 has translation MPRMGTCRTPRVPSGSAAPPSGTSETATQTETLVLGSTQTEPLALGCGGCLSLFQALGPGSMATSPCGVCSLLGSLARQLEELQATVQRLRAIRDCEQEIDSYCQALLSREAEGRPRSPSRPKEDSGTSCCVQPGAWTKVVKGPKARRTKAPPPPELSNRYAPLAAPAEPAELPAPTGNMGLTAAPAPALPKTKRKVFIVGDSLLRGTEGPICFPLAREVCCFPGARIRDIAERIPKLLKPTDHYPMLLIHVGTNDTARSTPSQVMRRYRDLGAGLKGLGAQVVFSSILPVSGYGLRRDRRICVVNQRLRRWCRQEGFGFHDHSPLFGKRGSELLGRDGLHLSPLGRRLFSARLADLLHRALN, from the coding sequence atgccacggatgggcacgtgccgcaccccgagggtcccctcgggctccgcggcccccccctctggcacctcagagacggccacccagacggagaccctggttctgggctccacgcagacggagcccctggctctcggctgcgggggctgcctgtccctttttcaggctctggggcctgggagcatggcgacctccccttgcggggtctgctcccttttggggtctctggcgcgccagctggaggagctccaggccacagtccagagactgcgtgccatcagggactgcgagcaggagatagactcctactgccaggcccttctctcccgggaggcggagggtagaccacggtctccctccaggccaaaggaggactctgggacctcctgctgtgtccagccaggggcatggaccaaggtggtcaagggccctaaggcccgccgcaccaaggcccctcccccaccagaactgagcaacaggtacgcacctcttgccgctccagcggagcctgctgagttgccggcccccacaggcaacatgggcctaactgcagctcccgcccctgctctccccaagacaaaacgtaaggtgtttattgtgggagactccctcctgagggggacggaggggccaatctgcttccccttagcccgggaagtctgctgcttcccaggggcccgcatccgggacattgcggagaggatccccaagctcctcaaacccacagaccactatcccatgctccttattcatgtgggcaccaatgacacggctcggagcactcccagccaggtcatgaggcgctacagggatttgggagcggggcttaagggtctgggggcacaggtggtgttctcgtcgatcctcccagtctcaggctatgggctgagaagggacaggaggatctgtgtggtcaaccaaagactgcggcgctggtgtcgtcaggaaggctttggctttcatgaccacagcccgctctttggcaagagaggcagcgagctgctgggaagagatggtctccacctctctcccctagggaggaggctcttctcagccagactggctgacctgctccaccgggctttaaactaa